One region of Chryseobacterium muglaense genomic DNA includes:
- a CDS encoding ATP-binding protein: MNFVECHDEPIHIPGYIQSFGYLIGIDAASLTITFFSENISDIFKIERSEDFFGKKLSHFTEVFQTVIDSDIFKDAGFLSKRENETYFDKIIIAEKHYHFSVFRTNDYIFLEFEEIFENTQKRITSKYDNFYIIDNEQEIWDQLLNTLFNIINYDRIMVYKFMSDGSGKVIAEKTNNHFEGYLGLHYPEHDIPRQARELYKKKRKRIFSDVHAEPVRILSRSEKSIDLTFSSSRAMSPIHGQYIKNSGASSSFSISIIIDDKLWGLVTCHNSEAKHIDLEDRVQAGIFTVLASNAYSSFKAKKELEYRLDLNEKINNLKAEFLKHGTLFDSLDSNKSELRRMPKADGLAIVSDTDTMTDGVTPDNETIDRIVDWAYQNTQQNIFISNSFLKDYGNELKLKSDTAGIIIYFIERSKNEILIWFRKEFDEHINWAGNPEKTVDVFSKDGIETKYISPRQSFEVFTENIRGNSKRWGTKNVIAVNLVRDLILETSHKQYITIRKLNDQLKKVNEELDSFSYTISHDLGTPLTVMKLNAQMLLNSLENPSDKNKNKINSIIGEIDNMAEMMQNVLQLSRAKHSEIQLETIETNLTIRKITENAKITYDSQKSRVVIKECPEVLADKTMLHQVFLNIINNAVKYSSDKEQPVIEIEGTEAGDQIIYRIKDNGIGIPEENKHKMFKIFNRMDNAKKFKGNGVGLSIVHRIMNRLGGNVDYESNKDGTCFILTFQKPKFVKL, translated from the coding sequence ATGAATTTTGTAGAATGTCATGATGAGCCCATTCATATTCCGGGCTACATACAAAGTTTTGGATACTTGATTGGTATTGACGCAGCTTCACTTACCATTACTTTTTTTAGCGAAAATATCTCGGATATTTTCAAAATAGAACGTTCCGAAGATTTTTTTGGGAAGAAACTATCACATTTTACGGAAGTTTTTCAAACGGTAATTGATTCTGATATTTTCAAAGATGCAGGATTTCTTTCAAAAAGAGAAAATGAAACCTATTTTGATAAAATTATAATCGCTGAAAAGCATTATCATTTTTCAGTTTTCAGAACAAATGATTATATTTTCCTTGAGTTTGAGGAAATATTTGAAAATACTCAAAAACGAATTACCAGCAAATATGATAATTTTTATATTATTGATAACGAGCAGGAAATTTGGGATCAACTTCTGAATACCCTTTTCAATATCATTAATTATGATCGCATCATGGTCTATAAATTTATGAGTGACGGTTCAGGAAAGGTGATTGCCGAAAAAACCAACAATCATTTTGAAGGCTATTTGGGGCTTCATTATCCCGAACATGATATTCCGAGACAAGCTCGTGAATTATATAAAAAGAAAAGAAAAAGAATATTTTCTGATGTTCATGCAGAACCTGTACGTATTCTAAGCCGTAGCGAAAAAAGTATTGATCTTACTTTTTCTTCCTCCAGAGCGATGTCGCCTATTCATGGTCAGTACATCAAAAATTCAGGAGCTTCATCAAGTTTCAGTATTTCTATTATTATTGATGATAAACTATGGGGATTGGTAACTTGTCATAATTCTGAAGCGAAACATATTGATCTTGAAGATCGTGTGCAGGCAGGAATTTTCACTGTTTTAGCATCAAATGCCTATTCTTCTTTTAAAGCTAAAAAAGAATTAGAGTATCGATTAGATTTAAATGAAAAAATAAATAATCTTAAAGCTGAATTCCTAAAACACGGAACTTTATTTGACTCTTTAGATTCTAATAAATCTGAACTGAGACGAATGCCAAAAGCTGACGGTTTGGCAATTGTTTCAGATACAGACACCATGACAGATGGTGTAACTCCTGATAATGAAACGATTGATAGAATTGTTGATTGGGCATATCAAAATACGCAGCAAAATATTTTCATCAGCAACAGTTTTCTGAAAGATTATGGCAATGAATTAAAATTAAAATCAGATACCGCCGGAATTATTATTTATTTTATTGAAAGAAGTAAAAATGAAATTTTAATTTGGTTTAGAAAAGAATTTGACGAGCATATTAATTGGGCCGGAAATCCGGAAAAAACAGTTGATGTCTTTTCTAAAGATGGTATTGAGACTAAGTATATTTCTCCAAGACAGTCTTTTGAGGTTTTTACAGAAAATATCAGAGGGAATTCTAAAAGATGGGGTACGAAAAATGTAATTGCTGTAAATTTAGTTCGTGATTTGATTCTTGAAACTTCTCACAAACAGTATATTACGATAAGGAAACTGAATGATCAGCTGAAAAAAGTAAATGAAGAACTCGACAGTTTTTCCTACACGATTTCGCACGATTTGGGAACACCGCTTACGGTGATGAAACTGAATGCACAGATGTTGCTCAACAGTTTAGAGAACCCATCAGACAAGAATAAAAATAAAATCAATTCTATCATCGGAGAGATCGATAATATGGCAGAAATGATGCAGAATGTACTTCAGCTTAGCCGAGCAAAGCACAGCGAAATACAGCTTGAAACCATTGAAACCAATCTTACGATTAGGAAAATTACGGAGAACGCAAAAATTACGTATGACAGCCAAAAAAGTAGGGTGGTAATCAAAGAATGTCCGGAAGTTTTGGCAGATAAAACGATGCTTCATCAGGTGTTTTTAAATATTATCAATAACGCCGTAAAATATTCATCAGATAAGGAACAGCCGGTGATTGAGATAGAAGGAACAGAAGCGGGAGATCAAATTATCTACCGCATCAAAGACAACGGTATTGGTATTCCGGAAGAAAATAAGCATAAAATGTTTAAAATTTTCAACCGTATGGATAATGCCAAAAAGTTTAAAGGAAATGGAGTAGGCCTTTCAATCGTTCACAGAATTATGAACAGATTGGGTGGAAATGTAGATTATGAAAGCAATAAAGATGGAACTTGCTTTATTTTGACGTTTCAAAAACCTAAATTTGTGAAACTTTAA
- a CDS encoding RDD family protein: MGKNYKLIAISSMVVSVIGIFCSFYTFYGIWKGASGFNTVPELVRFLFSFSVLNLNFTNKFDHLEIWNFVFYVLLLIGALQFIKTKGKETRLVGFVFSVIFLETIVLFAQSILHKTLVLKWENSTSLQIFYGFFGFIILGGVSYLSYRILKIIKSQKEIDIIKTEEKTTVTDTGKWQRFFHWMIDLAVMALIFVPVVTSWGYWLMESQILRTNESLAIFLQSRLSLYVIVFVFFFIYYPVSEIIFGSSPAKFLTESRVVNSKAEAANAPTIFLRTLCRNIPFDALSFFSKRGWHDSLSETYVVKEKRTGFKTNRLLWILPVLAIYLLLMYFGKSYYADYKASVERKETLSNQFSLLKSEIKNPNTSQFYVVQNVDYYGNIKNYGFKIEKIEGDDISIRRITGDHFSDSNYSQAKQLYEQQKDTAQIFIIKKQELVKIFPESMEELYRPIKTIDFFKSGIQYGIENVYDFDAPHLMAQISKDDNDYTNKKVTLYLHNIGKSGTITNIKNQNNKIKWNAKFPLKLKEVNAFPLIIPMENYDFTESNISTIEVLDSLNKKHSYIIKTSGLTNEIKEIK, encoded by the coding sequence ATGGGGAAAAACTACAAGCTTATTGCCATCAGTTCGATGGTAGTATCTGTTATTGGTATATTTTGCAGCTTTTATACTTTTTACGGAATATGGAAAGGCGCTTCGGGATTTAACACTGTTCCGGAACTTGTGAGATTCTTATTTTCTTTTTCTGTTTTAAACCTCAATTTTACCAATAAATTTGACCATTTAGAAATCTGGAATTTCGTTTTTTATGTATTGCTTCTTATTGGTGCTCTACAGTTTATAAAAACAAAAGGAAAAGAAACACGTCTTGTAGGTTTTGTATTTTCTGTGATTTTTTTAGAGACCATTGTTTTGTTTGCTCAAAGTATTTTGCATAAAACGCTTGTCTTGAAATGGGAAAATTCTACTTCCCTACAGATTTTTTATGGTTTTTTCGGTTTTATTATTTTAGGAGGAGTTTCTTATCTTAGTTATCGTATTTTAAAAATTATTAAAAGCCAGAAGGAGATTGATATTATAAAGACTGAAGAGAAAACTACCGTTACAGATACCGGAAAATGGCAGCGATTTTTTCATTGGATGATAGATTTGGCAGTAATGGCACTGATATTTGTTCCGGTAGTTACAAGCTGGGGATATTGGTTGATGGAGTCTCAAATCCTAAGAACAAATGAATCTCTCGCGATATTTCTACAAAGCAGGCTTTCTTTGTACGTTATCGTTTTTGTTTTCTTTTTTATTTATTATCCGGTTTCAGAAATTATTTTTGGCTCATCTCCTGCAAAGTTTTTAACAGAATCCAGAGTTGTAAATTCAAAAGCAGAAGCTGCAAATGCACCAACTATTTTTTTGAGAACATTATGCAGAAATATTCCTTTTGATGCACTTTCTTTTTTCTCAAAAAGAGGATGGCATGATTCGCTTTCAGAAACGTATGTCGTAAAAGAAAAACGAACAGGTTTTAAAACCAATAGATTGTTATGGATTTTGCCGGTTTTGGCAATTTATCTTTTGCTGATGTACTTCGGTAAAAGTTATTATGCAGATTATAAAGCTTCTGTGGAAAGAAAAGAAACATTGTCTAATCAATTCTCTTTATTAAAGTCTGAAATTAAAAATCCGAATACGAGCCAGTTTTATGTTGTTCAGAATGTTGATTATTACGGAAATATAAAAAATTACGGTTTTAAAATTGAGAAAATTGAGGGTGACGATATTAGCATCAGAAGAATTACAGGAGACCATTTTTCTGATTCCAATTATTCTCAGGCAAAGCAGCTTTATGAGCAACAGAAAGACACTGCACAAATATTTATTATTAAAAAGCAGGAACTTGTGAAGATCTTCCCTGAATCTATGGAAGAGCTTTACAGACCTATAAAGACGATAGATTTTTTTAAATCGGGAATTCAGTACGGAATTGAGAATGTATACGATTTTGATGCTCCGCATTTAATGGCTCAAATCAGTAAAGATGATAATGATTATACCAATAAAAAGGTGACGTTATATCTTCATAACATTGGAAAAAGTGGAACTATTACGAATATTAAAAACCAAAATAACAAAATTAAATGGAATGCTAAATTTCCATTAAAACTGAAAGAGGTAAATGCTTTTCCCCTAATAATTCCTATGGAAAATTATGATTTTACAGAATCTAATATTTCTACAATTGAGGTTTTAGATTCTTTGAACAAAAAACATTCTTATATTATAAAAACAAGTGGTTTAACCAATGAAATTAAAGAGATCAAATAA
- a CDS encoding biliverdin-producing heme oxygenase yields MVSEYLKQNTAEFHDAAEKLFSSDKIFSKTFTLEDYKKIINTNYLMLLHSENKIFNSLSDKFSEKLQLDQRVKLPLIEKDLASLALENQTASHDFELENDYEALGAMYVIEGSTLGGNVIAKQLSKTEGFDNVTFNFFGCYQENTGPMWKNFKEVLDTEVTEENYNEVLSGAKKLYTFLLNVN; encoded by the coding sequence ATGGTATCTGAATATCTAAAACAAAACACTGCCGAGTTTCACGATGCAGCAGAAAAATTATTTAGTTCTGATAAAATTTTCAGCAAAACTTTCACTTTGGAAGATTATAAGAAAATCATCAATACGAATTATTTGATGCTTTTACACAGTGAAAATAAAATATTTAACAGTCTTTCTGATAAATTTTCTGAAAAACTCCAATTAGACCAAAGAGTGAAGCTTCCTTTAATTGAAAAAGATTTGGCAAGTTTGGCTCTAGAAAACCAAACCGCTTCTCACGATTTTGAATTGGAAAATGATTATGAGGCTTTAGGAGCAATGTATGTAATTGAAGGTTCTACTTTGGGAGGTAATGTAATTGCTAAACAGCTTTCTAAAACGGAAGGTTTTGATAATGTGACGTTCAACTTTTTCGGATGTTATCAGGAAAATACAGGACCCATGTGGAAAAACTTTAAAGAGGTTTTAGACACTGAAGTTACCGAAGAAAACTACAACGAAGTATTATCTGGAGCTAAAAAATTATATACGTTTTTACTAAACGTAAACTAA
- a CDS encoding RagB/SusD family nutrient uptake outer membrane protein, whose protein sequence is MKTTTINKYRLQFNMKNLGKVLIFGALTLGTISCSREDLMLEPENNITQTSFYTTELQIQQALSGVYSAMINASSRGGYDVNFYLLASEVRSNNYTALSQNGNRDYYAINRFQDNSTTEEMEVLWEDAYQMVTYANNILVRIDNVPFASGATKEQYRSETRFLRAYAYFELMRSFGKVPLIEKPVSPTEAAAIPRTDLATLYNFVTSELEASVAGLKNIHDAANKGRITKSAAHAMLGRIYLTGSGYPLNNGSYVAKAKDHLFAVIQGEGQSVTWSPNYADLFKSANDNKYHIFEIQHISGGLSQGSYLPSYVSPNFGTTDPLYNPQSSLYSSGELGVSQSLVNAYEPGDLRKAVTVKTQFIAQNGLVDNANYFIKFREPGKVITNRYDWPINFPIIRYADVLLMYAEVLNTQGSTSAAVPYLNRIRQRAGLAAISTSISTADFTTALRKERRVEFAGEGIYWHDLVRWNTGVAVINQAAAALNYNFTITTNDYLYQVPLSQIQIAGYDQNP, encoded by the coding sequence ATGAAAACAACGACAATAAATAAATACAGATTACAATTTAATATGAAAAATTTAGGAAAAGTATTGATTTTTGGTGCATTAACATTGGGAACAATAAGTTGCAGCCGAGAAGATTTAATGCTTGAACCTGAAAATAATATCACGCAAACTTCTTTTTACACCACAGAATTACAGATTCAGCAGGCTTTATCGGGAGTCTATTCAGCGATGATTAATGCTTCTTCAAGAGGTGGCTATGATGTTAATTTCTACTTACTGGCATCAGAAGTTCGTTCTAATAATTATACTGCACTTTCACAAAACGGAAACAGAGATTATTATGCAATCAACCGTTTTCAGGACAATTCTACAACAGAAGAAATGGAAGTTCTTTGGGAAGATGCCTATCAAATGGTAACGTATGCCAATAATATTTTAGTAAGAATTGATAATGTTCCTTTTGCAAGTGGAGCCACTAAAGAACAATACCGTTCAGAAACCCGTTTCTTAAGAGCGTATGCTTATTTTGAATTGATGCGTTCTTTCGGGAAAGTTCCGTTAATCGAAAAACCGGTGAGTCCTACTGAAGCGGCTGCAATACCAAGAACAGATTTAGCAACACTTTATAACTTCGTTACTTCAGAACTTGAAGCTTCTGTAGCTGGATTGAAAAATATACATGATGCAGCTAATAAAGGAAGGATTACCAAGTCTGCAGCGCATGCAATGTTAGGGAGAATTTATCTTACAGGATCAGGGTATCCTTTAAATAACGGTTCTTATGTTGCAAAAGCAAAAGATCATTTATTTGCAGTAATTCAGGGGGAAGGTCAGTCTGTTACCTGGTCGCCAAATTATGCAGATTTGTTTAAAAGTGCCAATGACAACAAATATCACATCTTCGAAATTCAGCACATAAGTGGTGGTTTGTCGCAAGGTTCTTATTTGCCAAGTTACGTTTCACCGAATTTCGGAACTACAGATCCTTTGTACAATCCACAAAGCAGTTTATACAGTTCAGGGGAATTGGGAGTTTCTCAATCATTGGTTAATGCTTATGAGCCCGGAGATCTAAGAAAAGCCGTAACTGTTAAGACTCAATTTATCGCTCAGAATGGATTGGTAGATAATGCCAATTACTTTATCAAATTCCGTGAACCTGGAAAAGTGATTACCAACCGTTATGATTGGCCAATTAATTTTCCTATCATAAGATATGCAGATGTTCTTCTGATGTATGCTGAGGTTTTAAATACTCAGGGAAGTACAAGTGCTGCTGTTCCTTATTTAAACAGAATTCGCCAGAGAGCAGGTCTTGCTGCTATTTCTACATCAATTTCTACAGCAGATTTCACAACGGCACTTCGTAAAGAAAGAAGAGTTGAGTTTGCAGGAGAAGGTATTTATTGGCATGATTTGGTACGTTGGAACACAGGAGTTGCGGTAATCAATCAGGCTGCAGCGGCTTTAAACTACAACTTTACCATTACAACCAACGATTATTTATACCAGGTTCCTTTATCTCAGATTCAGATTGCTGGTTATGACCAAAATCCTTAA
- a CDS encoding DUF7674 family protein, translated as MKNIEKKVINENGAIEHLKVFYPSLQKEIVQLSAQDNFAGIIQTTVDHLKNLLQESKINIVNHNIKMMGWIYRNGTQNVKQIIENLFVRSFKSFKKQTDIQQWNMLYQYMPVSFQKIYVKQSKMDEILFKRH; from the coding sequence ATGAAGAATATTGAGAAGAAAGTAATTAATGAAAATGGGGCAATTGAACATTTAAAAGTATTCTATCCTTCGTTACAAAAGGAAATCGTGCAACTTTCGGCACAAGATAACTTTGCAGGAATTATTCAGACAACGGTAGATCACCTAAAAAACCTTTTACAGGAATCGAAAATCAACATTGTGAATCACAACATCAAAATGATGGGTTGGATTTACAGAAACGGAACGCAAAACGTAAAACAGATTATTGAAAATCTTTTTGTAAGATCTTTCAAGAGTTTTAAAAAACAAACCGATATCCAACAATGGAATATGTTATACCAGTATATGCCGGTAAGTTTTCAAAAAATCTATGTAAAGCAGTCAAAAATGGACGAAATCTTATTTAAGAGACACTAA
- a CDS encoding nucleoid-associated protein: protein MFTKIVVHRVGNKINGESLILSQEELQLDEGTVEMLENYFLGSFKTEETYQFYSDSYLVNNPVFSSVSEIFDDKAKFLWEAENIAKHLFEAAENPRVQGGELFIVFFEDERESEERVDKIGIFKTEKRDSFLKIFPKNESFEIEKDQGISLSKIDKAALIYNNNKESGYVLSVVDNNKNGDMYYWFEDFLKVKQRDDEYFHTQEALMVYKDFIVKQLPQEFEVSKADQADFLNQSINFFKEKEEFKLDEFAAEVLKDEHVIESFNNFKTDYEQEMQINIAEEFPISEAAVKKTQRHFKSIIKLDKNFHIYIHGDRKMLEQGQDEKGKFYMLYFDKEV, encoded by the coding sequence ATGTTTACAAAAATCGTAGTCCACAGAGTTGGAAATAAAATCAACGGAGAATCACTTATCCTTTCACAGGAAGAACTTCAGTTGGATGAAGGTACAGTTGAAATGCTAGAAAATTACTTTTTAGGTTCTTTTAAAACTGAAGAAACCTACCAATTCTACAGCGATTCTTATTTGGTAAACAATCCGGTTTTTAGTTCGGTATCTGAGATTTTTGATGATAAAGCGAAGTTCCTTTGGGAAGCAGAAAATATTGCAAAACACCTTTTCGAAGCAGCCGAAAATCCTAGAGTTCAGGGCGGCGAATTATTTATCGTTTTCTTTGAAGACGAAAGAGAAAGCGAAGAAAGAGTTGATAAAATAGGGATTTTTAAAACCGAAAAAAGAGATTCTTTCTTGAAGATATTCCCTAAAAATGAGTCATTTGAAATTGAAAAAGATCAGGGAATCAGTCTTTCAAAAATCGATAAAGCGGCACTGATTTACAATAACAATAAAGAAAGTGGATATGTACTTTCCGTGGTTGACAACAACAAAAACGGTGATATGTATTACTGGTTCGAAGATTTCTTAAAAGTAAAACAGCGTGATGACGAATACTTCCATACGCAGGAAGCTTTGATGGTTTACAAAGATTTTATTGTAAAGCAGCTTCCGCAGGAATTTGAGGTTTCAAAAGCTGATCAGGCAGATTTTTTAAACCAATCTATTAATTTCTTCAAAGAAAAAGAAGAATTTAAACTGGACGAATTTGCTGCTGAAGTACTGAAAGACGAACATGTAATTGAAAGTTTTAATAATTTTAAAACAGATTACGAGCAGGAAATGCAAATCAATATTGCCGAAGAGTTTCCGATAAGTGAAGCGGCAGTAAAAAAGACGCAGCGTCACTTCAAAAGTATTATTAAATTAGATAAAAATTTCCATATCTATATTCATGGCGACCGCAAAATGTTGGAACAGGGCCAGGACGAGAAAGGAAAATTTTATATGCTTTATTTTGATAAGGAAGTGTAA
- a CDS encoding SusC/RagA family TonB-linked outer membrane protein produces the protein MKKSIVTLGILLSTTGFIFAQEKDSIKANTNNKTKDIEEVVVIAYGTQKKGEVTGSVGRVSAESFKDRPIARVDQALTGQIAGVKTRSTTGKPGEPLEIRVRGSASISANNSPLYVIDGIVADDMANISPDDVQSIEVLKDAASTAMYGSRGANGIVIVTTKKGVSGKPSFTFSQYYGVQTIEKKLDIMSSSEWIDYATEAINKRWVALAPGHSASDSYAVRANYYNLPNTTDYNLANINTMLDPRWGTNQVAYIDWQDAFYRPAAIQNYQLSVRGGSPNVKYAISAAYFDQEGMALNTGFNRFNLSAVVDVNISSKWKAGIALRPSYSQSYGAAVDGKDNEAHKMLSMVPVAELGAGLYTNFWNNIRYRWAGSTVSPIGTLENTTNNTNEFRMLSSMYMSYDILPDLNFKISGAATNNFNINNGYTPTFNLVTNIPGQVSIASRRTINYNRYLGEALLNYKKTFGSHTITALAGYSAENYRTTSQYNRNKGFANDDLKTFNFTQSASVLNSEYTASEWMLTSLFGRLNYDYQKKYMLFASIRRDGSSRFEWNNLYGNFAAFGGAWKIDKENFLKDRSWLSNLKLRYSWGENGNNAIGDYRAFGTLAGGNYSFGNALSNGLVPNSIASDDLTWEKTQSSDFGFELGLFNRIDFSADYYIKKTNDLLLQEPIASASGYITAWRNVGSVQNKGLEFELSTKNLTGQFKWNTSANIAFNNNKVLQLGNNNKPIYTGFSSLTNIIQVGEELNSFYLYEAVGILSTADINNAGIAKTTGAIAGDVKYKDFNGDGKIDENDRHIIGSPTPDYYWGFTNTFSYKGFDLSVFFQGQKGGYSYALLGRAIDRPGMGTTTNVMGNWANRWRSDADPGDGKTPRLDGTTGGLLDTRWLYDASYIQLKNVTLGYNFPQELVSKLKVSNLRLYVSLENVWRKDNYYGGYNPESVQSDGTDYGAYPNAKVYMMGLNFNF, from the coding sequence ATGAAGAAATCTATAGTAACTTTGGGTATTTTGTTAAGTACCACAGGTTTTATCTTCGCACAAGAAAAAGATAGTATAAAAGCTAATACGAATAATAAAACTAAGGATATTGAGGAAGTAGTCGTAATTGCTTACGGTACCCAGAAAAAAGGTGAAGTTACAGGTTCTGTAGGGCGAGTAAGTGCAGAAAGTTTCAAAGATCGTCCTATTGCTAGAGTCGATCAGGCTTTAACAGGACAGATTGCCGGTGTTAAAACACGTTCTACAACGGGGAAACCTGGAGAACCTTTAGAAATTAGAGTTCGTGGTAGTGCATCTATTTCTGCTAATAATTCACCTCTTTATGTGATTGATGGAATTGTTGCAGACGATATGGCAAACATTTCTCCTGACGATGTGCAATCGATTGAAGTGTTGAAAGATGCTGCATCTACAGCAATGTATGGATCAAGGGGGGCGAATGGTATCGTGATTGTTACCACAAAAAAAGGAGTTTCAGGAAAGCCTTCATTCACATTTTCTCAGTATTACGGAGTACAAACCATCGAGAAAAAGCTAGACATCATGAGCAGCTCAGAGTGGATTGATTATGCGACTGAAGCGATCAATAAAAGATGGGTGGCTTTAGCTCCGGGACATTCTGCTTCTGATAGTTACGCAGTAAGAGCAAATTATTATAATTTACCCAATACGACCGATTATAATCTGGCAAACATCAATACGATGCTTGACCCAAGGTGGGGAACCAATCAGGTGGCGTATATCGATTGGCAGGATGCTTTTTATCGTCCGGCAGCAATTCAAAACTACCAATTATCAGTAAGAGGAGGAAGCCCGAATGTAAAATATGCAATTTCCGCAGCCTATTTTGATCAGGAAGGTATGGCGTTGAATACGGGTTTCAACAGATTTAATTTAAGTGCAGTTGTGGATGTTAACATTTCCAGTAAATGGAAAGCAGGAATTGCATTAAGACCAAGTTATTCACAAAGTTACGGTGCTGCAGTAGACGGAAAAGATAACGAAGCACACAAAATGCTTTCTATGGTTCCTGTAGCAGAATTAGGAGCAGGGCTTTACACCAACTTTTGGAATAATATCCGATACCGATGGGCGGGTTCTACCGTGAGTCCAATCGGTACTTTAGAGAATACGACCAATAATACCAACGAGTTTAGAATGCTATCAAGCATGTATATGTCTTACGACATTTTACCAGACCTGAATTTTAAAATCTCTGGAGCAGCAACCAATAATTTTAACATCAATAACGGATATACGCCGACTTTCAATTTAGTAACCAATATTCCGGGGCAGGTAAGTATTGCAAGCCGCAGAACGATAAACTACAACAGATATTTAGGAGAAGCTTTATTAAACTATAAAAAGACTTTCGGATCTCATACAATTACAGCTCTTGCAGGATATAGTGCAGAAAACTACAGAACGACAAGTCAATACAACCGTAACAAAGGTTTTGCAAATGATGATTTGAAAACATTCAACTTTACGCAATCTGCTTCTGTATTAAATTCAGAATACACTGCTTCAGAATGGATGCTGACTTCATTATTCGGGCGTTTGAATTACGACTATCAAAAGAAATATATGTTATTTGCAAGTATTCGTAGAGATGGTTCATCAAGATTCGAATGGAATAATCTTTACGGAAATTTCGCCGCATTTGGAGGAGCATGGAAAATAGATAAAGAAAACTTCTTAAAAGACAGATCTTGGCTGAGCAACTTAAAACTGAGATACAGTTGGGGAGAAAACGGAAATAATGCCATTGGTGATTACAGAGCTTTCGGAACATTAGCTGGAGGTAATTATTCTTTTGGAAACGCTTTATCGAATGGTTTGGTACCAAACAGTATCGCAAGTGATGATTTGACATGGGAAAAAACACAATCATCAGATTTTGGTTTTGAATTGGGATTATTCAACAGAATAGATTTCTCCGCAGATTACTATATTAAAAAAACCAATGATCTCCTTCTTCAGGAACCTATCGCTTCAGCATCAGGTTACATAACCGCTTGGAGAAATGTTGGGTCGGTTCAGAACAAAGGTTTAGAATTTGAATTAAGCACCAAAAACTTAACCGGTCAATTCAAATGGAATACTTCCGCTAACATTGCGTTTAACAACAATAAAGTATTACAGTTAGGAAATAACAACAAGCCTATTTACACAGGTTTTAGCAGTTTAACAAATATTATACAGGTAGGAGAAGAACTCAACTCTTTTTATCTGTATGAAGCGGTTGGGATTCTTTCAACGGCAGACATTAACAATGCAGGTATTGCAAAAACAACAGGTGCCATTGCAGGAGACGTGAAGTACAAAGATTTTAACGGCGATGGTAAAATTGACGAAAATGACCGTCACATTATTGGAAGTCCAACTCCTGATTATTATTGGGGATTCACCAACACTTTTTCATATAAAGGATTTGATCTTTCTGTCTTTTTCCAAGGTCAGAAAGGAGGGTATAGCTACGCATTGTTAGGTCGTGCAATCGACCGTCCGGGAATGGGAACCACAACCAACGTAATGGGGAACTGGGCAAACCGTTGGCGTTCTGATGCAGACCCGGGAGACGGTAAAACTCCAAGATTAGATGGTACTACAGGAGGTCTTTTAGATACAAGATGGTTGTATGATGCCTCTTATATTCAGCTTAAAAATGTGACTTTAGGATATAATTTCCCACAAGAACTGGTGAGTAAACTGAAAGTTTCTAACCTTAGACTGTATGTGAGTTTAGAAAATGTTTGGAGAAAAGATAATTATTACGGTGGTTACAACCCAGAATCTGTACAGTCTGACGGTACCGATTACGGAGCATATCCTAATGCAAAAGTGTATATGATGGGCTTAAACTTTAATTTCTAA